One Oncorhynchus kisutch isolate 150728-3 linkage group LG13, Okis_V2, whole genome shotgun sequence DNA window includes the following coding sequences:
- the LOC109901706 gene encoding metalloreductase STEAP4, with protein sequence MTGQERSEEKSECVSLSPMMEAVPAPPESERVCVFGTGDMGRSLGLRLLQAGYGVVFGSRRPHSSSSLIPHGAQVLGHAAASQSAHLIFIAVQREHYDFLVPLANQLKGKVLVDLSNNLRKNQYPEANAEYLQSLVPGAEVVKGFNTLSAWSLQNGPSDANRQVYICGESVEAKQAVIAVAIKLGFSALDQGFLSVARELEDFPLQLFPQWRLPLRIAIGLSAAFFFYLLIRDIIYAYVTQSKDISFRIMVSLANKVCPIVSLIMLSLCYLPGVLASFLQLYRGTKYRRFPDWLDRWMLCRKQLGLLALGFAFLHVLYTLIIPIRYYVRFKATERTVSVIRENRTTQFDTTTAWRGDSYLSLGILGFGLYVLLGITSLPSVINTLSWREFSFIQSKLGHLTLLLCTAHTYLYGWNRFLSSSTYKWYTPPGYMLCLVLPSVVLLLKLLLITPCVDRTITRIRQGWERGADQRNPKDSQPLIP encoded by the exons ATGACGGgtcaggagaggagtgaggagaagagtgagtgtgtgtcccTGTCTCCGATGATGGAGGCTGTCCCTGCCCCACCTGAgagtgagagggtgtgtgtgtttgggacgGGGGACATGGGGCGCTCTCTGGGCCTGCGTCTGCTGCAGGCGGGGTACGGTGTGGTGTTCGGCAGCCGACGGCcccacagcagcagcagcctcaTACCCCACGGAGCACAG GTCCTGGGTCATGCTGCAGCTTCCCAGTCAGCCCATCTGATCTTCATCGCTGTCCAGAGAGAACACTACGACTTCCTGGTACCACTGGCCAATCAGCTGAAGGGAAAG GTGTTGGTGGACCTCAGTAACAACCTGAGGAAGAATCAGTACCCAGAGGCCAACGCAGAGTACCTGCAAAG TCTGGTTCCTGGAGCTGAGGTGGTTAAAGGCTTCAACACCCTGTCTGCCTGGAGTCTGCAGAATGGACCTTCAGATGCCAACAGACAG GTGTATATCTGCGGGGAAAGTGTGGAGGCCAAGCAGGCTGTGATAGCGGTAGCCATCAAGCTGGGTTTCAGTGCCCTGGACCAGGGATTTCTCTCAGTGGCCCGGGAGCTGGAGGACTTCCCCCTACAGCTGTTCCCCCAGTGGAGGCTCCCCCTGCGCATCGCCATTGGCCTCAGTGCTGCATTCTTCTTCTACCTGCTGATCAGAGACATCATCTATGCATACGTCACCCAGAGCAAAGACATCTCCTTCAGAATCATGGTCTCACTGGCCAACAAG GTGTGTCCCATCGTGTCTCTGATCAtgctgtctctctgttacctgccTGGTGTCCTGGCTTCCTTCCTGCAGCTCTACAGAGGCACCAAGTACAG GCGCTTCCCTGATTGGCTGGACCGCTGGATGCTGTGCAGGAAACAGCTGGGTCTTCTGGCACTGGGGTTCGCCTTTCTGCACGTGCTCTATACACTGATCATACCCATACG GTACTATGTGAGGTTCAAGGCCACTGAACGCACTGTCTCTGTG atcagagagaacaggacCACTCAGTTTGATACGACGACGGCCTGGCGTGGTGACTCCTACTTATCCCTGGGAATTCTGGGATTTGGCCTGTACGTCCTGTTAGGAATCACATCTCTTCCCTCCGTCATTAACACTCTCAGCTGGAGGGAGTTCAGCTTCATACAG TCCAAGCTGGGTCACCTGACTCTGCTGTTGTGTACGGCGCACACCTACCTGTACGGCTGGAACAGATTCCTGAGTTCCTCCACCTACAAGTGGTACACCCCACCGGGCTACATGCTGTGTCTGGTGCTTCCCTCTGTGGTGCTGCTACTCAAGCTGCTGCTCATAACTCCCTGTGTGGACCGAACCATCACCCGCATACgacagggctgggagaggggGGCAGATCAGAGGAACCCTAAAGACAGTCAACCACTGATAccttaa